The DNA region CCCGCGGTGCGGTCGGGCGAGACCAGGCCCAGGCGGTCGTACTGCCTGAGGGTCTGCGGGTGCAGGCCGGAGAGCTGGGCCGCCACCGAGATGACGTACACCGGGGTCTCGTCCGTCAGTTGATACGGGTTGCGTCGGCGGCCGTCCCGCTCCATGAGGTCACGCTCCCTTCGCGGCCTTGAACAGTTCTGCCCGCGGATCGGTGTCCGCAGTCGCCTTCCGGTACGCCTCCAGCGCTTCCTGCGCCGCGGGCGTCAGCTGGGTCGGCACGGCGACCTCGACGGTCACCAGGAGGTCCCCTCGGGTGCCGTCCTTGCGGACCGCGCCCTTGCCGCGGGCGCGCATGGTGCGGCCGTTGGGCGTGCCGGGGGGCAGCTTCAGGGTGACGGGCGGGCCGCCGAGCGTCGGCACCTTGACCTCGCCGCCGAGCGCCGCTTCCGCGTACGTCACCGGCACGGTCACCGTCAGGTTGTCGCCCTTGCGGCCGAAGACCGGGTGGGCGTCCACGTGGACGACCACGTACAGATCACCGGCGGGGCCGCCGCGCTCGCCCGGGGCGCCCTTGCCGCGCAGGCGGATGCGCTGGCCGTCGCTGACGCCCGGCGGGATGCGGACCTGCATGGTCCGCGAGGACTTGGCGCGGCCGCTGCCGTGGCAGACCTCGCAGGGGTCCTGCGCGATCAGGCCGCGGCCCTTGCAGTCCACGCACGGGTCGGTCAGCGAGAAGCCGCCACCGCCGCCGCGCGAGACCTGTCCCGTGCCCACGCACGTCGGGCAGACGCGCGGGGTGCCGTTCTTGTCGCCCGTGCCCGAGCAGGCCTTGCACGGGGCCTGGGAGGACATGCGCAGCGGAACCGTCGCGCCGTCCACCGCCTCCGTGAAGCTCAGCGTGACCTCGGACTCGATGTCCTGGCCGCGGCGCGGCTGGGTCCGCGTGCCCGCGGTCGCGCCGCCGCGGTTGAACAAGCCCCCGAAGACGTCACCGAGGCCGCCCCCGAATCCGCCGGCGCCCGTCGTCCCGCCCCCACCAGGGGCGCCGCCTCCGAAGAGGTCGCCCAGGTCGAAGTTGAACGATCCGCCGCCGGGGCCTCCGGGGCCCGGCCTGAATCCTCCGCCGTTGCCGAAGAGCGCGCGGGCCTCGTCGTACTCCTTGCGCTTCTTGGGGTCGCCGAGGACGTCGTTCGCCTCGGAGATCTCCTTGAAGCGCTCCTCGGCCTTGGCGTTGCCCTTGTTGGCGTCCGGGTGGTTCTCGCGAGCCAGCTTCCGGTACGCCTTCTTGATCTCGGCTTCGGTGGCGTCCTTGGGGACGCCGAGGACCTTGTAGTAGTCCTTCTCGATGAAGTCCTTGGTGCTCATCCCCGACGTCCCTCCTTCCCTGTCATCCGGCGGGCCCCGGCGCCGAGGTCGCCCTCGGCGCCGAAGCCGCCGTCCGTGTCGGCGTCAGCCCTCGTCCGGGCCACCGCTCTCCTTGCCCTTGGCGTCCGTGGTGTCCGCGGCGCCGTCGGCCTTGCCCTCCACGTCCGCGGACGCGCTGTCGTCGCCCTCGGCCGCGCCGGACTCCGCCGTCTCCGGCTTCACCGTCTGCGCGCCGGGCTGCGGCTCGGCCACCGCCACGCGCGCGGGGCGCACGACGCGCTCGCCGATGCGATACCCCGGCTGGAGGATCGCGACGCACGTCGTCTCCGTGACGTCCGGTGCGTAGCTGTGCATCAGCGCTTCGTGGATCGTCGGGTCGAAGGGCTCGCCCTCCTTGCCGAACTGCTGCAGACCCATCTTGGCGACGACGGTCTCCAGCGCCTCGGCGACGGACTTGAAGCCGCCGACGAGTTCGCCGTGTTCCCTCGCCCGGCCGATGTCGTCGAGCGTGGGGAGCAGTTCCGTCAGGAGGTTCGCCGCGGCGATCTCCTTGACCGTCACCTTGTCCCGCTCCACCCGGCGGCGGTAGTTCTGATACTCGGCCTGCAGCCGCTGGAGATCCGCGGTGCGCTCGGTGAGCGCGGTGCGGACCTGGTCCAGCTGGGCGGTCAGGCCCGCGATCTGGCTTGCGTCCCCGGCCGGGGCCGCCGGGCCCTCCTCGGTGGAGGGCCCGTCGGCCTGCGGCGCCTTCTCTTCAGGGGTGGCGCCGGAGGGGACGTCGGGCTGCTCGGCGTTCTCGCCGAAGCCCGGGGTCTCCTCCGTCATCAGGCAGCGCCGCCCTTCGCGTCACCGGGCTTCTCGTCGTCGACGATCTCGGCGTCCACGACGTCGTCTTCCTTGGACATGTTCGGGGCCTCGGCACCCGGAGCGGCACCCTCGGGGCCGCCCGCGGCCTGCGCGGCCTGGGCGTCGGCGTACATGGCCTGGCCCAGCTTCTGGGAGACGGCGGCGACCTTCTCGGCGGCCGTGCGGATCTCGGCCGTGTCCTCGCCCTTGAGCTTCTCCTTCAGCTCGCCGACGGCTTCCTCGACCTCGGTCTTGACGTCGCCGGGGACCTTGTCCTCGTTGTCCTTGAGGAACTTCTCGGTCTGGTAGACCAGCTGCTCGCCCTGGTTGCGGGTCTCGGCGGCCTCGCGGCGCGACTGGTCCTCCTCGGCGTACTTCTCGGCCTCTTCGCGCATCCGGTTGACCTCGTCCTTCGGCAGCGAGGAGCCACCGGTGACGGTCATCTTCTGCTCCTTGCCCGTGCCGAGGTCCTTCGCGGTCACGTGCATGATGCCGTTGGCGTCGATGTCGAAGGCGACCTCGATCTGCGGGACGCCGCGGGGCGCCGGGGGCAGACCGGTCAGCTCGAACATGCCGAGCTTCTTGTTGTACGCCGCGATCTCGCGCTCGCCCTGGTAGACCTGGATCTGCACGGACGGCTGGTTGTCCTCCGCCGTCGTGAAGATCTCGGAGCGCTTCGTCGGGATCGTGGTGTTGCGCTCGATCAGCTTGGTCATGATGCCGCCCTTGGTCTCGATGCCGAGGGACAGCGGGGTGACGTCGAGGAGCAGGACGTCCTTGACCTCGCCCTTGAGGACACCGGCCTGGAGGGCGGCGCCGATGGCGACGACCTCGTCCGGGTTCACGCCCTTGTTGGCGTCC from Streptomyces flavofungini includes:
- the dnaJ gene encoding molecular chaperone DnaJ, giving the protein MSTKDFIEKDYYKVLGVPKDATEAEIKKAYRKLARENHPDANKGNAKAEERFKEISEANDVLGDPKKRKEYDEARALFGNGGGFRPGPGGPGGGSFNFDLGDLFGGGAPGGGGTTGAGGFGGGLGDVFGGLFNRGGATAGTRTQPRRGQDIESEVTLSFTEAVDGATVPLRMSSQAPCKACSGTGDKNGTPRVCPTCVGTGQVSRGGGGGFSLTDPCVDCKGRGLIAQDPCEVCHGSGRAKSSRTMQVRIPPGVSDGQRIRLRGKGAPGERGGPAGDLYVVVHVDAHPVFGRKGDNLTVTVPVTYAEAALGGEVKVPTLGGPPVTLKLPPGTPNGRTMRARGKGAVRKDGTRGDLLVTVEVAVPTQLTPAAQEALEAYRKATADTDPRAELFKAAKGA
- the grpE gene encoding nucleotide exchange factor GrpE; translation: MTEETPGFGENAEQPDVPSGATPEEKAPQADGPSTEEGPAAPAGDASQIAGLTAQLDQVRTALTERTADLQRLQAEYQNYRRRVERDKVTVKEIAAANLLTELLPTLDDIGRAREHGELVGGFKSVAEALETVVAKMGLQQFGKEGEPFDPTIHEALMHSYAPDVTETTCVAILQPGYRIGERVVRPARVAVAEPQPGAQTVKPETAESGAAEGDDSASADVEGKADGAADTTDAKGKESGGPDEG